A single window of Microbispora hainanensis DNA harbors:
- a CDS encoding DUF7167 family protein has product MPADDMGDTVTVELFFQCRHDVVSEEIRVPRADWDKMSAGQRDAYLADRVDALVCANSSAGWREI; this is encoded by the coding sequence ATGCCGGCAGACGACATGGGCGACACGGTGACGGTCGAGCTGTTCTTCCAGTGCAGGCACGACGTCGTCAGCGAGGAGATCCGGGTTCCACGGGCCGACTGGGACAAGATGAGCGCGGGCCAGCGCGACGCGTACCTGGCCGACCGCGTCGACGCGCTCGTGTGCGCGAACTCCAGCGCCGGTTGGAGGGAGATCTAG
- a CDS encoding amino acid transporter codes for MATRTRDRVRSWLLEGLQHEDVMPAGPHVMEAPHRRHAWWRVMCLTGLDYFSTLGYQPGIAALAVGLLSPVATLFLVALTLFGALPVYRRVAVESPYGQGSVAMLERLAPRWWGKLFVLVLLGFAATDFVITMTLSAADAAAHILENPFVPRALQGHQMAVTLGLLALLGGVFLMGFSEAIGLAVVLVGVYLSLNVVVVTAAVLHLADRPVLFAGWKQALLSSHGGPASMVLLSLLVMPKLALGLSGFETGVAVMPLIKGDLPGRIRGAKRLLTTVALVMSVFLIASSFVTSVLIPSREFREGGRADGRALAYLAHAYLGNGFGTLYDVSTIAILWFAGASAMAGLLNLVPRYLPRYGMAPDWTRAVRPLVLVFTAVAFAITVIFQASVTAQGGAYATGVLVLILSAAVAVTVSAHRRRRRAAAAYAAITLVLIYTLVANVIERPDGVKIASFFIAAIVVTSLISRATRSTELRVTRVVLDPLAERFLREVPGNEVYLVANEPQRRDRAEYEEKLREQWRNHRLDPATPVLFVEAAVPDASEFLTELSVRGEERHGHRILRLESSSIPNALAALLLYIRNRFLKLPHIYFHWSEENPVAAMLRYLVFGVGDVPAMTREILREAEPDPERRPRVHVG; via the coding sequence ATGGCGACCAGGACCAGGGACAGGGTCCGTTCCTGGCTCCTGGAGGGGCTTCAGCACGAGGACGTGATGCCCGCCGGGCCCCACGTGATGGAGGCGCCGCACAGGCGGCATGCCTGGTGGCGGGTCATGTGCCTCACCGGTCTCGACTACTTCTCCACCCTCGGCTACCAGCCGGGGATCGCCGCGCTGGCGGTGGGCCTGCTGTCGCCCGTCGCGACGTTGTTCCTCGTCGCGCTGACGCTGTTCGGCGCGCTGCCGGTCTACCGGCGGGTGGCGGTGGAGAGCCCGTACGGCCAGGGCTCGGTCGCCATGCTCGAACGGCTCGCTCCGAGGTGGTGGGGCAAGCTGTTCGTCCTGGTGCTGCTCGGGTTCGCGGCCACCGATTTCGTGATCACGATGACGCTGTCGGCGGCCGACGCGGCAGCGCACATCCTGGAGAACCCCTTCGTGCCGCGTGCCCTCCAAGGGCACCAGATGGCCGTGACGCTCGGCCTGCTGGCGCTGCTCGGCGGCGTGTTCCTGATGGGCTTCAGCGAGGCGATCGGCCTCGCCGTCGTCCTCGTGGGCGTCTACCTGTCGCTCAACGTCGTGGTGGTGACGGCAGCCGTGCTCCATCTCGCCGACCGGCCCGTCCTGTTCGCCGGCTGGAAGCAGGCTCTGCTGTCCTCGCACGGCGGGCCGGCGTCGATGGTGCTGCTGTCCCTGCTCGTCATGCCCAAGCTCGCCCTCGGCCTGTCCGGGTTCGAGACCGGGGTGGCCGTCATGCCGCTGATCAAGGGGGATCTGCCGGGACGGATCAGGGGAGCCAAGAGGCTGCTGACGACGGTGGCCCTGGTCATGAGCGTCTTCCTGATCGCCAGCAGCTTCGTCACGAGCGTGCTGATCCCGTCGCGGGAGTTCCGGGAGGGCGGCAGGGCCGACGGCCGGGCCCTGGCGTACCTGGCTCACGCCTACCTCGGGAACGGGTTCGGCACGCTGTACGACGTGAGCACGATCGCGATCCTGTGGTTCGCCGGCGCCTCCGCGATGGCGGGCCTGCTCAACCTCGTTCCCCGCTACCTTCCCCGGTATGGCATGGCCCCGGACTGGACGCGGGCGGTCCGGCCGCTCGTCCTGGTCTTCACGGCGGTCGCGTTCGCCATCACCGTGATCTTCCAGGCGAGCGTGACGGCGCAGGGCGGGGCGTACGCCACCGGAGTCCTCGTGCTGATCCTCTCGGCGGCCGTCGCGGTCACGGTCTCGGCCCACCGGCGCCGCAGGCGCGCGGCGGCGGCGTACGCGGCCATCACCCTCGTCCTGATCTACACGCTGGTGGCGAACGTGATCGAGCGGCCGGACGGTGTGAAGATCGCGTCGTTCTTCATCGCGGCCATCGTGGTCACCTCGCTGATCTCCCGGGCGACCCGGTCCACCGAGCTGCGGGTCACCCGCGTGGTCCTCGACCCCCTGGCGGAGCGGTTCCTCCGGGAGGTGCCCGGCAACGAGGTCTACCTGGTCGCCAACGAGCCGCAGCGGCGGGACCGGGCGGAGTACGAGGAGAAGCTGCGCGAGCAGTGGCGCAACCACCGGCTGGATCCGGCCACGCCGGTGCTGTTCGTGGAGGCCGCCGTCCCGGACGCGTCGGAGTTCCTGACCGAGCTGAGCGTCCGGGGCGAGGAGCGGCACGGGCACCGGATCCTCCGGCTGGAGAGCTCCTCGATCCCGAACGCGCTGGCCGCCCTGCTGCTCTACATCCGGAACCGCTTCCTCAAGCTGCCGCACATCTACTTCCACTGGTCCGAGGAGAACCCCGTCGCCGCGATGCTCCGTTATCTGGTGTTCGGTGTGGGCGACGTCCCGGCGATGACCCGCGAGATCCTGCGGGAGGCCGAGCCCGATCCCGAACGCCGTCCCCGGGTGCACGTCGGGTAG
- a CDS encoding glycogen debranching N-terminal domain-containing protein: protein MADAWTFEGQPAALGAGTVTLVEGSSFCVSSWNGDIRPGGPQGVYHADTRLLSRWELRVDDAPIEPLQVLAGAPYHATFLGRTQPRPGRAESTLMVVRDRYVGGGLREDLLLRNLSDEPAGCVVNVHIGSDVADLFEVKINRVRHVPDVELVPEGASLRVYSPSRARGAVIRAADALAVPGLLGFRVAVPARGEWRASLQVNPIIDGEESQAWFSTRHPVEHARPAVRLAAWQRHGPCVVTDHPVLAMTLRRSKEDLGSLRLYEPGSPDEPPTIAAGAPWFMTLFGRDSLLTSWMALPLDQSPALGTLRRLARLQGTKIDPLSEEEPGKIPHELRFGARQGVSPHGAACYYGSVDATPLYVVLLGELHRWGIHREAVEELVPHADAALSWIEEYGERAGPIEGLLWYRRKTDKGLVNQGWKDSFDGVNFADGTLARAPIALAEAQGYAYAAYVTRSHFAHEAGDHETERRYLDKASSLRRMFNELFWLPERGCYAIGLDREGRPIDSVASNMGHCLWTGIVDEDKAEYVAWHLLSEEMFTGFGVRTLASSMGAYNPMSYHNGSVWPHDNALIVSGLMRYGFVAEAQRVAMGLLDAAEAFGGRLPELFCGFGRKEFPVPVPYPTSCSPQAWAAASPVQIMRALLRFDPWIPHGRLWVAPVLPEKFGELRITGLPLAGGRVNLVVWSSGETKVSGLPPEIEVRCEPRPSDGTLADHHDRFTGEP, encoded by the coding sequence ATGGCGGACGCATGGACGTTCGAGGGTCAGCCGGCCGCCCTGGGCGCCGGCACCGTGACGCTTGTCGAGGGGAGCTCGTTCTGCGTCTCCTCCTGGAACGGCGACATCCGGCCCGGCGGGCCGCAGGGCGTCTACCACGCCGACACCCGGCTGCTGTCCCGGTGGGAGCTGCGGGTGGACGACGCGCCGATCGAGCCGCTCCAGGTGCTGGCGGGCGCGCCGTACCACGCCACGTTCCTCGGCCGGACGCAGCCGAGGCCGGGGCGTGCGGAGAGCACCCTGATGGTGGTGCGGGACCGGTACGTCGGGGGCGGCCTGCGGGAGGACCTGCTGCTGCGCAACCTCTCCGACGAGCCGGCCGGCTGCGTGGTGAACGTCCACATCGGCTCCGACGTCGCCGACCTGTTCGAGGTGAAGATCAACCGGGTTCGGCACGTCCCCGACGTCGAGCTGGTGCCCGAGGGGGCGAGCCTGCGGGTCTACTCGCCGAGCCGCGCACGCGGCGCCGTGATCAGGGCCGCCGACGCGCTGGCCGTTCCCGGGCTGCTCGGCTTCCGCGTGGCCGTACCGGCCCGGGGGGAGTGGAGGGCGTCCCTCCAGGTGAATCCGATCATCGACGGCGAGGAGTCGCAGGCGTGGTTCTCCACGCGTCACCCCGTCGAGCACGCCAGGCCCGCCGTGCGCCTGGCGGCCTGGCAGCGGCACGGCCCGTGCGTGGTCACCGACCATCCGGTGCTGGCCATGACGCTCCGGCGGTCGAAGGAGGACCTGGGGTCGCTGCGGCTGTACGAGCCCGGGTCCCCGGACGAGCCGCCCACGATAGCCGCCGGCGCGCCGTGGTTCATGACGCTGTTCGGCCGCGACTCGCTGCTGACCTCGTGGATGGCGCTGCCGCTCGACCAGTCGCCGGCGCTCGGCACGCTGCGCCGCCTGGCCCGGCTCCAGGGCACGAAGATCGATCCGCTGTCGGAGGAGGAGCCCGGGAAGATCCCGCACGAGCTGCGGTTCGGCGCGCGGCAGGGCGTCTCCCCCCACGGCGCCGCCTGCTACTACGGCTCGGTCGACGCCACCCCGCTGTACGTCGTGCTCCTCGGCGAGCTGCACCGCTGGGGCATCCATCGCGAGGCCGTCGAGGAGCTCGTGCCGCACGCCGACGCGGCGCTGTCGTGGATCGAGGAGTACGGCGAGCGCGCGGGCCCGATCGAGGGGTTGCTCTGGTATCGCCGCAAGACCGACAAGGGCCTGGTCAACCAGGGCTGGAAGGACTCCTTCGACGGGGTGAACTTCGCCGACGGCACCCTGGCCCGCGCGCCCATCGCCCTGGCGGAGGCACAGGGCTACGCCTACGCCGCCTACGTCACGCGCAGCCACTTCGCGCACGAGGCGGGCGACCACGAGACCGAGCGCCGCTACCTCGACAAGGCGTCCTCCCTCCGCCGTATGTTCAACGAGCTCTTCTGGCTTCCCGAGCGGGGCTGTTACGCGATCGGGCTGGACCGCGAGGGCAGGCCCATCGACAGCGTGGCCTCCAACATGGGCCACTGCCTGTGGACCGGCATCGTGGACGAGGACAAGGCGGAGTACGTCGCCTGGCACCTGCTGTCGGAGGAGATGTTCACCGGGTTCGGCGTCCGCACGCTCGCGTCGTCGATGGGCGCCTACAACCCGATGAGCTACCACAACGGATCGGTGTGGCCGCACGACAACGCCCTGATCGTGTCGGGCCTGATGCGTTACGGGTTCGTCGCCGAGGCGCAGCGGGTGGCCATGGGCCTGCTGGACGCTGCGGAGGCGTTCGGCGGGCGGCTCCCCGAGCTCTTCTGCGGGTTCGGCAGGAAGGAGTTCCCCGTCCCGGTGCCCTATCCCACGTCGTGCTCCCCCCAGGCGTGGGCGGCGGCGAGCCCCGTCCAGATCATGCGCGCGCTGCTGCGCTTCGACCCCTGGATCCCGCACGGCCGGCTGTGGGTGGCCCCGGTGCTGCCGGAGAAGTTCGGCGAGCTGAGGATCACCGGGCTTCCGCTCGCCGGTGGACGGGTCAACCTCGTGGTGTGGAGCAGTGGCGAGACCAAGGTGAGCGGACTGCCCCCCGAGATCGAGGTGCGCTGCGAGCCCCGCCCATCGGACGGCACGCTCGCCGACCACCACGACCGGTTCACGGGCGAGCCGTGA
- a CDS encoding phosphate-starvation-inducible PsiE family protein has product MNDGSPARDQRYGDHPLVIRGARTKLDVRLLKALAAAERVILYVVSAALLAIAGGIVIMLFVMVVSGGERWTEKVVVVIEDLLLVLIVLEIFATVLTHLEGGRLRLEPFIIVGIIAVVRHIMSVVVRLTVSMTAAESREQFTEMAVYAGVAFLLTAALALARWSQSRIQRRP; this is encoded by the coding sequence GTGAACGACGGCTCGCCCGCGCGGGACCAGCGGTACGGGGACCACCCCCTGGTCATCCGGGGTGCGCGCACGAAGCTGGACGTGCGGCTGCTGAAGGCGCTGGCCGCGGCCGAACGCGTGATCCTCTATGTGGTGTCGGCGGCGTTGCTGGCGATCGCGGGCGGCATAGTGATCATGTTGTTCGTCATGGTGGTGAGCGGCGGCGAGAGGTGGACGGAGAAGGTCGTCGTCGTCATCGAGGATCTCCTCCTCGTGCTCATCGTCCTGGAGATCTTCGCCACCGTCCTGACCCACCTGGAGGGCGGCCGGCTGCGGCTCGAGCCGTTCATCATCGTCGGCATCATCGCCGTCGTACGGCACATCATGTCGGTGGTCGTGCGGCTCACCGTGTCGATGACGGCGGCCGAGAGCCGGGAGCAGTTCACCGAGATGGCGGTCTACGCGGGGGTGGCCTTCCTGCTCACCGCCGCACTGGCACTGGCGCGGTGGTCACAGTCGAGAATCCAGCGGCGGCCCTGA
- a CDS encoding DUF4396 domain-containing protein, with translation MSEHHHHNQMEHEHGEHPPTMDHAARSHHGAGTKASWRTAASATLHCLTGCAIGEVLGLVISTALGRTTGPSVAVAVVLAFFFGYLLTLLPLRKAGVGWGSAIKLALAADTVSIIVMEIVDNGVMIAIPGAMAATLTSALFWGSLALSLLVAFLVTTPINKWIIGRGKGHAVVHAYHH, from the coding sequence ATGAGCGAGCACCACCACCACAACCAGATGGAGCATGAGCACGGGGAGCACCCGCCGACCATGGACCATGCGGCCCGTTCACATCACGGCGCCGGAACGAAGGCATCCTGGCGGACGGCCGCGTCCGCGACGCTGCACTGCCTGACCGGGTGCGCCATCGGCGAAGTGCTCGGCTTGGTGATTTCCACCGCGCTCGGCCGGACCACCGGCCCGTCCGTCGCCGTGGCCGTCGTGCTCGCCTTCTTCTTCGGCTATCTGCTGACCCTGCTGCCCCTCCGTAAGGCCGGAGTGGGCTGGGGCAGCGCGATCAAGCTGGCGCTGGCGGCCGATACCGTCTCCATCATCGTCATGGAGATCGTGGACAACGGCGTCATGATCGCCATCCCGGGCGCCATGGCCGCCACTTTGACGTCCGCGCTGTTCTGGGGCAGCCTGGCGCTCTCCCTGCTCGTCGCCTTCCTGGTCACCACGCCGATCAACAAGTGGATAATCGGCAGGGGCAAGGGACACGCCGTCGTCCACGCCTACCATCACTGA
- a CDS encoding NmrA/HSCARG family protein, whose protein sequence is MPTSTAPVLVTGVTGRQGGATARALLAAGVPVRALVRNPDSEPARAIQAAGAELVTGDLLDRGSLDRAAEGARAVFSVQMAPFTGTGFDFDAEVRMGVNLIEAARAAGVPQFVHTSVSGAGRQEEIPGWNEGRWSALEPPLTAKTAIQDRLRTAGFPRWTLLKPSFFMINFLPSMRFLFPRGIEGGLASLIKPDTRVPLIDTEDVGVAAAAAITDPDRFHEVELELAGDFLSMKEIAAVLSRALGVPLEAPDMTLEQAKAAGMPDMGIAHAYMNVRPQPARPEFARDLGLPVTSFQEWAERNLSPTA, encoded by the coding sequence ATGCCCACATCCACCGCACCCGTCCTGGTCACCGGCGTCACCGGCAGGCAGGGCGGCGCCACCGCCCGCGCCCTGCTCGCCGCCGGGGTCCCCGTCCGCGCCCTCGTCCGCAACCCTGACTCCGAACCCGCCAGAGCCATCCAGGCGGCCGGCGCCGAACTGGTCACCGGCGACCTGCTCGACCGCGGCTCCCTGGACCGCGCCGCCGAGGGCGCCCGCGCCGTCTTCTCCGTGCAGATGGCGCCCTTCACCGGGACCGGCTTCGACTTCGACGCCGAGGTGAGAATGGGCGTCAACCTCATCGAGGCCGCCAGGGCGGCCGGCGTCCCGCAGTTCGTGCACACCTCGGTCAGCGGCGCGGGCCGGCAGGAGGAGATCCCCGGCTGGAACGAAGGTCGCTGGAGCGCCCTGGAGCCTCCGCTCACCGCCAAGACCGCCATCCAGGACCGGCTCCGCACAGCCGGCTTCCCCCGCTGGACGCTGCTCAAGCCGTCCTTCTTCATGATCAACTTCCTGCCGTCCATGCGCTTTCTGTTCCCGCGCGGCATCGAGGGCGGCCTGGCCAGCCTGATCAAGCCGGACACCCGCGTCCCGCTCATCGACACCGAGGACGTCGGCGTCGCGGCCGCGGCCGCCATCACCGACCCCGACCGCTTCCACGAGGTCGAGCTGGAGCTGGCCGGCGACTTCCTGTCCATGAAGGAGATCGCCGCAGTCCTGTCGCGCGCGCTGGGCGTCCCGCTGGAGGCGCCCGACATGACGCTCGAGCAGGCCAAGGCCGCAGGGATGCCGGACATGGGGATCGCACACGCGTACATGAACGTCCGGCCCCAGCCCGCCCGGCCGGAATTCGCCCGCGATCTGGGCCTTCCCGTGACGAGCTTCCAGGAGTGGGCCGAACGCAACCTCAGCCCCACCGCCTGA
- a CDS encoding helix-turn-helix domain-containing protein produces the protein MPERQRADARRNYARILAVAEQEVAAHGANASLEQIARVAGVGSATVRRHFPTRRALLEAVSHQRVDALCERAGELAGTDDGRAALLEWLGDLLAYCVSVRGLADVLTYDAEAEAAHQNACSARMEEAGEPLLRRAVRDGAVSGEVTVADLVTLVVGIALATEHHPDPRAAAERLFTLAVAGLSPQR, from the coding sequence ATGCCCGAGCGCCAGCGCGCGGACGCCCGGCGCAACTACGCGCGCATCCTCGCCGTGGCCGAGCAGGAGGTCGCCGCCCATGGCGCGAACGCCTCGCTGGAGCAGATCGCCCGCGTCGCCGGGGTCGGCTCGGCCACCGTGCGCCGCCACTTCCCGACCCGCCGCGCCCTGCTGGAGGCGGTCTCCCACCAGCGCGTCGACGCCCTGTGCGAGCGCGCCGGCGAGCTGGCCGGCACGGACGACGGCCGCGCCGCCCTGCTGGAGTGGCTGGGCGACCTGCTGGCCTACTGCGTGAGCGTCCGCGGGCTCGCCGACGTCCTCACCTACGACGCCGAGGCCGAGGCGGCGCACCAGAACGCCTGCTCGGCCCGCATGGAGGAGGCAGGCGAGCCGCTGCTGCGCCGGGCGGTCCGAGACGGAGCGGTGTCCGGCGAGGTCACCGTCGCCGACCTGGTCACGCTGGTGGTCGGCATCGCGCTGGCCACCGAGCACCACCCCGATCCCAGGGCGGCGGCCGAGCGCCTGTTCACGCTGGCCGTGGCAGGCCTGAGCCCGCAGCGCTGA
- a CDS encoding alpha/beta fold hydrolase has product MTELRTVTVGGSPVHVMDTGTGPAVLMLHGSGPGTTGSGAWAATAQALGASWRLVAPDQAGFGRTPMPPGSRGGLRLWTEQAAGLMDALGVEHYAVVGHSMGGAVALALAAARPRQVTHVVAVSTMGAPGAPLSPDLDALWAAPAGPAGARDMLSRLFFDQALVTESAVAARAEAMLEGAAAYASLFPPPRARWADDLTLSAPTLAGIRAPVLLVHGAEDRVTPLGTAALPLLEHLADVRLHVFGRCGHVPAIEHPHEFRRLLSCFLGRERVH; this is encoded by the coding sequence GTGACGGAACTTCGGACCGTCACAGTCGGCGGCTCCCCCGTCCACGTCATGGACACCGGCACCGGTCCCGCGGTGCTGATGCTGCACGGCTCCGGACCCGGCACGACCGGATCCGGGGCCTGGGCGGCGACGGCACAGGCGCTGGGCGCGTCCTGGCGCCTCGTGGCCCCCGACCAGGCGGGGTTCGGCCGCACACCGATGCCGCCGGGCTCCCGGGGCGGGCTCCGGCTGTGGACGGAGCAGGCCGCGGGCCTGATGGACGCTCTCGGTGTCGAGCACTACGCCGTGGTGGGCCACTCCATGGGCGGTGCCGTGGCGCTGGCGTTGGCGGCCGCGCGTCCCCGGCAGGTCACCCATGTCGTGGCGGTCTCGACGATGGGCGCCCCCGGGGCGCCGCTGTCCCCCGACCTCGACGCGCTCTGGGCCGCCCCCGCCGGCCCTGCCGGGGCGCGAGACATGCTGAGCCGTCTCTTCTTCGACCAGGCGCTCGTGACCGAGTCGGCCGTCGCCGCCCGTGCGGAAGCGATGCTGGAGGGCGCGGCCGCGTACGCGTCGCTGTTCCCTCCACCCAGGGCACGCTGGGCCGACGACCTCACCCTCTCGGCGCCAACGCTTGCAGGGATCCGCGCGCCCGTGCTGCTCGTCCACGGCGCCGAGGACCGGGTCACCCCGCTCGGAACGGCGGCCCTGCCCCTGCTCGAACACCTGGCCGACGTCCGTCTGCACGTGTTCGGCCGATGCGGGCACGTGCCCGCGATCGAGCACCCGCACGAGTTCAGGCGGCTCCTGTCGTGCTTCCTCGGCCGGGAACGAGTGCACTGA
- a CDS encoding DJ-1/PfpI family protein: MPRALLLAGDAAEELDTMYPYYRVQEGGWDVDVSSRTKRDIQLVIHEFDPNSDAYVEKNGRKLPVDVTWAEVDVERYDALIIPGGRAPEWIRVDPDVRRITEHFFARNLPIALVCHGAQVPAVYGLLKGRKTACFPPITGDMENAGATVIDAPDVVDGNLVSCRGWPDMPQFGKVMMEVFSKSIDSASA; the protein is encoded by the coding sequence GTGCCCAGAGCGCTGCTCCTAGCCGGCGATGCCGCCGAGGAGCTCGACACCATGTATCCCTACTACCGCGTACAGGAGGGCGGCTGGGACGTCGACGTCTCGTCACGGACGAAGCGTGACATCCAGCTGGTCATCCACGAGTTCGACCCGAACTCCGACGCCTACGTGGAGAAGAACGGCCGGAAGCTGCCGGTCGACGTGACCTGGGCCGAGGTCGACGTCGAGCGCTATGACGCCCTCATCATCCCCGGAGGACGCGCCCCCGAGTGGATCCGGGTCGACCCCGACGTCAGGCGCATCACCGAGCACTTCTTCGCACGCAACCTCCCCATCGCGCTGGTGTGCCACGGCGCGCAGGTGCCGGCCGTGTACGGGCTGCTGAAGGGCCGGAAGACGGCGTGCTTCCCACCCATCACCGGTGACATGGAGAACGCCGGCGCGACGGTCATCGACGCTCCGGACGTCGTCGACGGCAACCTCGTCTCCTGCCGCGGCTGGCCCGACATGCCGCAGTTCGGCAAGGTGATGATGGAGGTCTTCTCGAAGTCCATCGACTCCGCGTCGGCATGA
- a CDS encoding GntR family transcriptional regulator yields MDDEAMIARRGGTLTAGTPPRRSRGRLADEVYDTLLGQLMSLRIEPGSRVTIDALARELGVSQTPIRDALNRMESEGLVVRVPHAGYRIPPQITRHRFEEMLELRLLLEPAAARRSAERASLEQVDGLRRMLEEMAELEGGSGRMAYGAFGLRDAAFHDLVALSGENQAIREALARLHTHVHLFRLLHDTQVTHLAMAEHEEVVAAIAARDPDAAAYAMRRHILRSGERFRRLFDEVKDADESR; encoded by the coding sequence ATGGACGACGAAGCGATGATCGCGCGGCGCGGTGGGACCCTGACGGCCGGAACGCCGCCGAGAAGATCCCGCGGCCGGCTCGCCGACGAGGTGTACGACACGCTGCTCGGACAGCTGATGTCACTACGGATCGAGCCCGGTTCCCGCGTCACCATCGATGCCCTGGCACGAGAGCTGGGCGTCTCGCAGACGCCGATCCGAGACGCTCTCAACCGCATGGAGTCCGAGGGCCTGGTCGTGCGCGTTCCCCATGCCGGCTATCGCATTCCCCCCCAGATCACCCGTCACCGATTCGAGGAGATGCTCGAGCTCCGCCTGCTTCTCGAACCGGCGGCGGCGCGCAGATCCGCGGAACGGGCGTCGTTGGAGCAGGTGGACGGCCTGCGGCGGATGCTTGAGGAGATGGCGGAGCTGGAGGGGGGCAGCGGGCGCATGGCGTACGGCGCCTTCGGGCTGCGCGACGCCGCCTTCCACGATCTCGTCGCCCTGAGCGGGGAGAACCAGGCCATCCGCGAAGCGCTCGCCCGCCTGCACACCCACGTGCACCTGTTCCGGCTTCTCCACGACACCCAGGTCACCCACCTGGCCATGGCCGAGCACGAGGAGGTCGTGGCCGCGATCGCCGCGCGCGACCCCGACGCCGCCGCCTACGCGATGCGCCGGCACATCCTGCGGTCGGGCGAGCGATTCCGGCGATTGTTCGATGAGGTCAAGGACGCGGACGAATCGCGGTAA
- a CDS encoding extracellular solute-binding protein codes for MLMVTTAVACGGGTDSSAPKAPATIPELTKDPLTLSFIWFDWPPAHALEDFANAEYTKVRPNVTIKVNTVPNANWHDAMFTQFAAHKTDFDIPILDSQHIGEAVTNGNILDITDFVKKNIDVNAYNPYLLAAYGQFPQAETGKRDENASLYGLPLLGDTWTMIYRKDLIGDKPPQTWDEMISVAEKCQADNPGVSGLAFHQANGSDAAAVTYNTVNGVYGGNLWDAKTRKIDGVLNDAAGQEAMDVLVNKMKPLTAKGSGNWFIDEVNAAVAQGKACIAFNWIAASGALLDPKESTLGSTREEILEKLGFATLPTQKTNLVPLGGMGMHVSAYSSEEKQAEALNFMKWFEQADIQKKWAAAGGVPARTDALESPEFLNAGPFNKVYADSVPRMRDMWNVPEYARLVDIENTNVNAALNGAKSPKEALDDIAKQQQSVLDSSNRKGGGGL; via the coding sequence ATGTTGATGGTCACGACCGCGGTGGCCTGCGGCGGCGGCACGGATAGCAGCGCCCCCAAGGCGCCGGCGACCATCCCCGAGCTCACCAAGGACCCGCTGACCCTCAGCTTCATCTGGTTCGACTGGCCCCCCGCTCACGCGCTGGAGGACTTCGCGAACGCGGAGTACACCAAGGTGCGGCCGAACGTGACCATCAAGGTCAACACCGTGCCGAACGCGAACTGGCACGACGCCATGTTCACCCAGTTCGCGGCGCACAAGACCGACTTCGATATCCCGATCCTGGACTCGCAGCACATCGGCGAGGCCGTGACGAACGGCAACATCCTCGACATCACCGACTTCGTCAAGAAGAACATCGACGTCAACGCCTACAACCCGTATCTCCTGGCGGCCTACGGCCAGTTCCCCCAGGCGGAGACCGGCAAGCGCGACGAGAACGCCAGCCTGTACGGACTGCCGCTGCTCGGCGACACCTGGACGATGATCTATCGCAAGGACCTGATCGGCGACAAACCGCCGCAGACCTGGGACGAGATGATCTCTGTCGCCGAGAAGTGCCAGGCGGACAACCCCGGCGTCAGCGGCCTGGCCTTCCACCAGGCCAACGGCTCCGACGCCGCGGCCGTCACCTACAACACGGTCAACGGCGTCTACGGCGGCAACCTCTGGGACGCCAAGACGCGCAAGATCGACGGCGTCCTCAACGACGCCGCGGGCCAGGAGGCGATGGACGTCCTGGTCAACAAGATGAAGCCGCTGACCGCCAAGGGCTCCGGCAACTGGTTCATCGACGAGGTGAACGCGGCGGTCGCCCAGGGCAAGGCGTGCATTGCGTTCAACTGGATCGCCGCGAGCGGCGCCCTGCTCGACCCGAAGGAGTCGACGCTCGGCAGCACGCGGGAGGAGATCCTCGAGAAGCTGGGCTTCGCCACCCTGCCGACCCAGAAGACGAACCTGGTGCCTCTCGGCGGCATGGGGATGCACGTGTCGGCCTACTCCTCGGAAGAGAAGCAGGCGGAGGCGCTGAACTTCATGAAGTGGTTCGAGCAGGCCGACATCCAGAAGAAGTGGGCCGCCGCCGGTGGCGTGCCCGCGCGTACGGACGCCCTCGAGTCGCCCGAGTTCCTCAACGCCGGGCCGTTCAACAAGGTGTACGCCGACTCGGTTCCGCGGATGCGGGACATGTGGAACGTGCCCGAGTACGCGCGTCTCGTCGACATCGAGAACACCAACGTGAACGCGGCTCTCAACGGCGCGAAGAGCCCGAAGGAGGCGCTCGACGACATCGCGAAGCAGCAGCAGAGCGTGCTCGACTCCAGCAACCGTAAGGGCGGCGGCGGGCTGTGA